Within Triticum dicoccoides isolate Atlit2015 ecotype Zavitan chromosome 1B, WEW_v2.0, whole genome shotgun sequence, the genomic segment NNNNNNNNNNNNNNNNNNNNNNNNNNNNNNNNNNNNNNNNNNNNNNNNNNNNNNNNNNNNNNNNNNNNNNNNNNNNNNNNNNNNNNNNNNNNNNNNNNNNNNNNNNNNNNNNNNNNNNNNNNNNNNNNNNNNNNNNNNNNNNNNNNNNNNNNNNNNNNNNNNNNNNNNNNNNNNNNNNNNNNNNNNNNNNNNNNNNNNNNNNNNNNNNNNNNNNNNNNNNNNNNNNNNNNNNNNNNNNNNNNNNNNNNNNNNNNNNNNNNNNNNNNNNNNNNNNNNNNNNNNNNNNNNNNNNNNNNNNNNNNNNNNNNNNNNNNNNNNNNNNNNNNNNNNNNNNNNNNNNNNNNNNNNNNNNNNNNNNNNNNNNNNNNNNNNNNNNNNNNNNNNNNNNNNNNNNNNNNNNNNNNNNNNNNNNNNNNNNNNNNNNNNNNNNNNNNNNNNNNNNNNNNNNNNNNNNNNNNNNNNNNNNNNNNNNNNNNNNNNNNNNNNNNNNNNNNNNNNNNNNNNNNNNNNNNNNNNNNNNNNNNNNNNNNNNNNNNNNNNNNNNNNNNNNNNNNNNNNNNNNNNNNNNNNNNNNNNNNNNNNNNNNNNNNNNNNNNNNNNNNNNNNNNNNNNNNNNNNNNNNNNNNNNNNNNNNNNNNNNNNNNNNNNNNNNNNNNNNNNNNNNNNNNNNNNNNNNNNNNNNNNNNNNNNNNNNNNNNNNNNNNNNNNNNNNNNNNNNNNNNNNNNNNGAGGCGGAAGCTGCTGCCAGAGGAGAGGAGAGAGCTGAAAGCCTGGAGATTTGCACGCCCTGGTTTtggttctctctctctttcctctccTGTAACTGTTTCACATGTGAGCCCAGTTTTCCTGCCCTTGTGTTCCCGCCCAGCCCTTTTTTCCCGCCAGAAATCTCTGTTCCCTGCTTGGCAAGTCTATGGCGTCCTCTCTGtactaaagcgccaatcaggacgccTAAGCGGGCGCTTCAGACGCTTTAATGTCTAAGGCACGCCTTAGACACATGTCTAAAGTGAGCTGGATGCTTTTGAGCCTGGAGGGCGCTCTGAGGGACGCTTTACAAACAATGCTCACACGGCGGCAAGTTTATTAAATATTTGTTGAAGTTGTTCTATGATTAAGTACAAAATGTTGAAGTCGTCCATAACCGTGGacagggctattcgaatagatttaacccTGCAGGGGCGTACCAATTTACCCTAACAAACGCCAAACGCTCTTAGGGGCTGTTTGGATTACAACCCTCACCTGCCGATCCAAAATTTTGGTCGTTGATCAGGCTTGGCGTCCCGTTGGGATGGGCACCAATTTtttggtgcgcccagcccacccagGCTCCTCCAGTTCACTTTGACGCCAAATCATTGACAAATTTTGGCCCCCAGATCCTGCACCAAGTATTTGGCTCGCCAACATTGGCATGGCCGACACTGGcgagaaccaaacaaccccttgaTGCCCTCGAGAATAGCACACACGGGGTGTGTCGGCGGAGGGAGAGTGGCCACGACACTTCTCATATGTTGCAAACAAGTCCAAGGAGCCACCCAACTGAGTTGTGCCTGAATTGTGAGTCTAGCCGATGCTCCGAAACAGACTCAACCATTGTGAGCGGCTAGAGCAGCAAGATAAATGGTTGCCGCGCCACACTCCTAtatgcaaggttgtcagaatcatgaTTCTATTGTACGATTCTACCACTTTACGATCCAAATGAACCCCTATGGTTCTATGATTTTGATTATTagtatctacgtttctacgattctgatagtgaagattctatgatttgcgatcctaccatcaaaGCTTCGATCCAGTTCAGAATCACGGTTCTGACAACCTTGCCTATATGTATGCAACGGCTAGCtataacattaacaacatcatcatcataaaCATATCTCATTCGCAACTCAACTGGACGTAACGGAAAGCCCGAACTATGTGGCCCATGGAGAGGTTAGAGGTTTAGGTCTAGGTCGCAATGGGTCCCATAAATTCCCCAACGAGAGGTTGAGTAAGCTCGGTCTTGGATCAAGATAAAACTCGGGTCCTAGTGTCGGctcaagtggaacaaaacaccgattgCATAAAACATGGCCTCCCACCTTTGCCTTCATTACATAGTAACATAAGTATATCCATAGCACAACATAAATGTATCAGAGCCAGGTTCAACTACCCATAGCAGCATCAAGTAGATATtgttaggaaatatgcaacttgtatttccaGGTGGACCtaggccgatatatatacatgTAGAGGTGGTAAATATGCATGAAACCCCTCATACCTTAGGGAAAATAAATCAGGCTATAAATGGAAAATAATATAACTCTTAACAccacccctcaaactcatggtggatccacAACACTTAGTTTGGAGAGATAAAATCCATGCTCGGCTCTAGTTTGGGCCTTCGTAAAgaaatccgccaactgtaacttggaaggcacatactgaagagcaataacctgatcctgcacaTGAGGGCGCACAAaagaagcatcaacaccaatatgcttggcgAGCTCATGTTTCATAGGATCGCGCGCAATACTTCGAGCACGTGTATTATCAGACAAGAGTGTAGTAGGTGTAATAACAGACACACCAAACTCCTGTAGTAATCACCATAACTAAGTCATCTCTGCCGTTAAAAGAGCCatagctcgcaactcagcctctgcacTCGAGCAGGAAACTGCAATTTGTTGCTCCGTCTTCTAGGCAAATGAGAGAACCAGCAAGAAAAACACTGTAAGCAAAAAGTGAACGGCGATCTGAGCATGGCTAGCCCATGTAGCATTCGAATAGTCTTGAAGCTGTAACAAACTGGAGAGCGGAAAGAAAAGACGGCGAGAGAGCGCGTCACGAAGATATTGAAGAACACGAAGAAAGTGACTATAGTGAGCCGAAGTGGGAGCAAAAACAAACTGACTCAAAATATGAACAATATATGAGATACGCAGACGAGTGACAACTAGATTGActagactcccaacaagatgacaaTACAACGCCAGATCAGACAAGGGGTCACCATCAGTAGCACGGTGAGGTGAATattgagctccatgggagtctcaATGGTGTGCTTATCAGTAAGAGCAACATGGACAAGATCATGGATATACTTCTCATGGGaaataaaaaagccatcagaggtagtAGAAACCTCACTCCCAAGAAAACAGTGAAGAGGGCCAAGATCAGACATAATAGACTACTCACTAAGACATGCGttcacaaaggcaatgtacttAGGGTCGTCgctagtgatgatcatgtcatcaacatataggagAAGAGTCCAACCATGAGAAGAAAGGTGGACAAACAACTCAGGATCATGAGTGCTTGTCGAAAAACCAGCAACAATCACCACAGAGGCGAAACGCTcaaaccaagcacgaggggcttgcttaaggccatagagagagcgacggAGATGACGTACCATACCATCAGGAACAAAATACCCATGTGGTGgctgcatgtaaacctcctcacgcaactcaccattAAGGAAGGCATTCTTGACATCGAGCTGAGACAGACCAATGGCTAATAGAGGCCACGCCAAGAAGTGTGCGAACAATGGTCATATGGGGCATAGGAGCAGAAGTCatcataatcacgaccatgctcctgttGAAAGacatgagctacaagacgagctttgtagcgctcaagagaaccatccgtGTGAGTTATAGACCCAGCTACAAGTGACGAGACGAGCACATGGAGGAATAGAAACAAGTTCCTACGTGTCGGTGAGCTCAAGAGCAACAATCTCCTCTGCTATGGTAAGCTGCCATTTGGAATGAACATCACGATAAGAAGTTGCAGCGCCAGCGCTAGAAAAACCATAGCGGTCAAGGGGTGAGTACGTAAGGCATAAGTAGGCTGTCACAAGGAAGATGACACATTAGTAGACGCATCCACAACACGTGAACGACGTGTATAATACTGAGGAAAAGATGGAAGAATACGAGGAATCATCGGGATAGGCTCAGGTGATGGAGACGGAGAAACCACTGGCAATGAAGGTGCAGATCCCGTGACAAGTGAGGTGAGGAAACCATAGGAGATGACGGTGTCGTATCTACAACAGTCGAATTAGCAGAAGAGTGGGATGGCTGGACAAGGACTCAACATTAGTGATAGAAGTGTCGGGGAAAAGTGAGGAAAGAGGTATCCTTCACAGAAAAGGTCGAGAAAGATGGACCCGGGTAGTAAGGACGAGACTGGATACACGCTAAGGGTCCTAGAGCTACCAACATTGCAGAAAATAGGGGGCTTCATTATAGGAGCTCACCATGAACACAACGGTGTGCTTGGATCGGTCAAAGGACGTGCGAAAAATAGGGGCCTCTGTAGGTGGAGGAGGAGAGCGGCAACGTCGAGCGAGGGTAGAGGGTGGCTAGGCTAGGTCGGGGGCAGCTATATAGGCCAAGGCGACGCTGTTCAGCCCGTGAAATTGACATTGCCGTCAATGTGATCGTGGGATCGTGCTGCCATAGAGGTAGGGAATAACCAGTGCGAAGGGGTATTTGGGCCGTGGGCTGTGTGACTTAAAAgaattcctttttctttttcttttacaaAAAATGGAATATCTTCTGTTTAAAAATGTTTTGGAGGTTCAAATTAGATCCAATCTTTATGCAATTTTTTGTGAACCTTCTCTGGAATATATATCAAGGCCTCACAAAAAGATTCATAATTTTTGGAATCATGTTTATATTTTCTGGAATGTTAATCCATTTAAAATCAATTTTGGGTTTGAACTAAATGTAGGTGATAGGTTAGGGATAAAATCATGAAACAAATTGGGTAGCCTCTAAGCTAAAAAGCACGGACACGGGGACAGAAAGACGGGGATACGCATACTGGGACGTGGGATACGGCATTTTTTAGAAACAGCCATTCGGGGATACGGCGGGGTATATAAATATATAGAAAAAAATACCGGCATGTAATAAAGATTTAATGATAATTTTTAGATCAGAGATTTTCTACTGGATATATGTTTTttgtaaaggaattactggatatatGTTGCCTCATTTCTATTGAGAAAAGACTTTGGGGCAGCCTATGTCCATACGAACCCTCCACTCAGGCCATGTAGCTCTCCACTCAGATCCCATATAAGGTCCAGTTCCTGAAACCCTAGACTAGTCAGCTCCTCTAGCCGTTCTCTTCTCGTTTCCTCCACCGCCTGAGAGCTGCAGAGAGCAGAAGAAAAGACTGCGCCGCCGTTTATATCTTCTTCCTCTCTGCTGGCTGCAGTCCCCATCTTTCTCCCCGCCTGGTCCTTCTTCCTTGTCCTCGAACACCTTGCCATCTTCCTCTCTGCTTGATGGATGTTCTTCGTCGGGGGAAGAGCTGGGCTTGGGGGAAACGGCGTCGGCGAGCCGGCGACCAGAGAAGCGAGTCCAGGCAGCTGCAGCCTCGAGTCCCCACCGTGTCCACACCGTATCTGCCGTATCCCGATTTCTTTCCCCTTTTTTTAATTCGGAAAAGATGGGATACTGCGGGATACGTGTATCCTGGCGTATCCGCGCGTGTCCCCGTATACCCCCGTACTAGGACGGCAATTCGGCTGTTTCTGCTGTATCCATGCTTTGTAGCCTCTAAGTATTGTAGAAAGGCCATGTGCAAAGTTTGAAAGGCTATCATGCAAAACACCAAAAAGGGAAATGGTTTTGTAAttccctaataaaataaaatgataaaaGTAATTATGGTTTGGGTTTGGTTTAATGTATTGAGGGTTTTAGCTACCTCATTTCAAGTTTAAGCATGACGACATGATGATGCCAAAATAAATAAATTAACAAGCAAAATTTAATGAGGGTATTACTCTCGGCTGTTACACACATGACGCATCTAGTCCGTTTGTTACTATTGGGAAAAATCAAGACCACATATCTGTGAAAAAGTCTTTGGAAAAAtccaaacaatatacatgtcagtaCAAGGTTTGCCCGTCAacggtgagggaggggcgatgatggcggcgcgtcttcggctcgctccagtgcttgtagtcgtcgctaggtggtctacgggcatagatgtaatttttattatttcttgtgttctttgtactgccatgatGTTTGATGAATGGATCGGAAGTTTTTTCCGGAAAAACAAAGAATGGAAAGAAAAACATACGAATATATCGCATTAGTGCACTGCAATCACACTTGCAGTTGAATTTTCCGGGGTGCTTTTACTTCATACCTAGTTTACACTATTTCCTGTCAGAAAACTAACATGCCATCTATACATGCAAGACATTTTAAAATTTAACTGTCTCATTGTAAGTTGTTTTCTTATTCTTTTACCATCAGGTCACTCATTGTAGAAGCCGAGAAAGCTGCAAATGCTCTTGAGCCTGTTGCAGCGAAAATTCCATTTGCTCAAGCATCACTTATAGAAGCTAGAAAGCTTGTTACAGAGGCAAGAATGTCACTCGAAGGTGTTGATGATAATGATGGGCCAGCAGAAAGTTCTTCTGATGATACCTCGGATGACTCAGGTGTCTCGGAACTGCACAAGTTGGAGAACCAAAATGACCTTATTAAACAAGAGAACAAATCTGTAAATGGAATGAAGCTACCTCCAAGGACTGTTAATGGCATGGATTTCTATTTTGATGTGTCTGCACTAGGTGAAAAGGAACAACTCAGTATGTTTCAGAGGATAGAGAACTCCATGGAAAGAGCTTATTTGCTTCCTTCAGCTTTTTCAACAGCTCAAGATGTGAACGGAAATCTTGGAACAAATGATCTATGTATCAGTGAGCAAGTGGTCAATAACGACCAGATCGACCGGATTGCAGCAGATACAACAGAATTTATTTCAGCAGAGCCACTAGAGAATGTGTCCTCACCTGCTAATAAGTCTAAGATGAGATGGGTACGTGGAAGACTAGTTGAAGGAGAAGAATAAACTAGGTCTAAGGAGTCAAATCCTCGGGAGACTCATCATCCGAAAATGCTTAGATTTGCTTCCATTCTGCCAGGATCTGCAATTTGCAACAGGGAAATGCAATACTTGGAAGCAGATGCTCGTTGTTATCTAACTGGTGTGGACGGGATTGAGTGGGATTCATTTATTGTTGGTATGTTCCTCCCTGGAAGAAATTGACGAGCATTCCAGGGAACGGCCTTCTGATGAGCATTGTAATTAGTAGTTGGGACTTTAGAAATTGCCCTCGGGTGTAGTCAGTTTTAGGAGAAAACTGACTATAAATCATGATTAAGATGATATATTTATGGAATGCAATTCCCCTCTGGCCGTGTTTGTTAGGCCCCTCACACTTTGAGCCAAAGTTCGACCATACAGCGTAACAAAATATTTGTTATATGTAACAAAACTATATAAATGAAAACTTCTTTCCAATACGAATCCAACAGTATAAATTTTATGACATTCTCTCcgcccataatgtaagatgttagTTACAATTAATAATATATGAGTACATTGGTTGTGATAACATCTTATATCGTAGGAAAGAGTAAGTattatacttcctccgtttcaaaataagtgaCTCAGACTTTGTActctgagtcacttattttgggacggagggagtactttgcaaATCAAATCTATGGTTAAGGTTAAAGTTTGACCTAAAGTACAAGGGGGTGTAATAAACCCCTTATAGGGACCCAAAGTACAATTGTTATGTTGATAACTTTAGCATTGGTAGTCTGATAATGATAGCCCAGTATCCTGATAACTTTAGTAGTCAAGTGATAACTTTAACATGAGCAGCCTCATAATTATATGATTAGCAGTCTGGTAAGTGGTAATAAATCCATAACAGTCATGACCGAAAGTACAATTGTTATGTTGATAACTTTAGCATTGGTAGTCTGATAATGATAGCTTAGTGTCCTGATAACTTTAGTAGTCAAGTTGTAACTTTAACATGAGCAGCCCCGTaaaccctccgtcccataatgtatgaCGTTTTTTCACAttagtgtagtgtaaaaaacgtcttacattatgggacggagggagtatttgattagCACTACATAACAGTCATGTTGGTAACTATAACACGTGCAGCCCGGTAACTTACATAATAGTCATGTTGGTAACTATAACACATTGCATAACTGCTACAATTGGTAACTGTAGTATGAATACCCTGGTAGCTATGTCATTAGTATGGTAATTATATCACTAGTAGTCTAGTAACTATTTCCTCTGTTTCTTTATGTAAGATGTATTATTTTGGGCACGGTGATCAAGGCACACAATTATAGAGATATGATGACAAAATTACCCTTGGATAATTTGTTTCTTATTGGCAAGTAAATCCGTTAGACTGGGAAAGAAAGAGAtatagtgatgcggagcatcctacggtcatccctatGGACCTACCTTCGTCTCCCACGACATCACGTGGACCAATGACTAGAGCTCGAGTAAGGGCTATCGAagctaaggtgaactcgctcctcttcgaacttACACACTCCCTCATTCCCAAAATCTTGGGCGTATTAGGTATTAGCATGAAAGTTAACGCATTGATGGTTATGTGAGCCATCACATGAGGTAATTGAAAAAAAAAGAACGGAGCATGCACGATCTCCTTTGACCCACTCTTTGTTGACCGATCCAATCTCAAACGATGAGAGGTAACTCCACGAGATGCTCGTTCGTGTTTTCTTCCCCCCCCACAAAATTAGCTATCGTTAGTGGGGTTGTAACTGCGCGCCTTGTATTATGGGATTGCATAATATGCCCAAGATTTTGGGAAGGAGGAtttcacatgtgagacatggctactacctcaagtgaAGACCTTATGTGTGATCATGTACTTGGAGGAAGGCCATGAAGCTActaccacaacaaacaagatgGCGATGGCACCAAGTGCGAGCACCAAGAGGAAGGGTTGACAAGATgttacagccaccggacgaccgtccCTTATCGGATGTCCGACGCCTGGAGGGTCAGCCAGCCAGAAGGCCAACACGACAGACGCTACAACACACTAACGACCGACAGATACTGGACATCTAACACCCTCCAGCGTCTGGACATTCGACAGACTCTGGATATACGGCATCACCAGTCTAGTGCGAAATTAACAGAAGTCTGAATCCTTTCGGACGACCCAGACACCAGACGTCCGACGTCCACCGGACATCCGACGACACCTGTCCAGAGCCAAAtcaccggacatccggcgccctctGGCCGACCGGACGCTCGCGAGCCACGGGATGACCGGTAActatcggacgtccgacgcctgcatGTGCACAGTGACTCaggccaaggcccatgtaccccttcgcctccTAGACTATATATAATCCTcctcctacgttttagggttagcattgtgatagctcaagaTAGAGTTagcgctttgctcatccacttatcCTTACTCCCATGGAGATCAAGGCCTCAAtgtgagaagatcccccaagtggattcaagacccccttgtgggaagatcctCCAAAGATTCAAGTCCTCTTTCCTTCAAGGATTGGGATGAAGTAGTTCCCCTTTGTATctccctttgttgactttggatcttgtatcttccctTCATGTATGTGGATTTAGGACATGTGTGATTGGATTTTTTCTATTTGAGTGTTCTTCCTCTTGTATTCTTCGTGTTCTTCTAGGGACCCcctccaaatcgtgaaagatcggccattagggttccaccctacatcatcttggtattatgagccaaggttgatcacgaatttggagtccctacccccactttctagcttgattttatGTGTTTTTGtccaatttcaaaaatccccacaaaaatagccatcCATTTTTttggtgatttgttggtttgatgatgttttgttgattttgatccatggatttgatgCATTTCAgtcggatctagctttccccatccTTCTCATCACATCCATCCACAATTTTCGTCCAATTTGGGCACCAAATTTTGCCTTTTCCATGAAATCCTCGAGTTCATCACTAACAGATTTTCCCCAGTCGCAGGACATCTGAACGATATTGGACGCCCGACAAACACGGGTCGTCTGACAACCTCTGGGCGTCCGACGAACCTTGACGAAACTGATTTTTTCAACGGAGTTTTTCAGCCACCGCCCACACTTCCGCATTGCCACCTCCAAAATCCATCATTTCCATTCCACAACCTCAGAGAACCTCTGCAACACCACCACACTTtccgctactaacatttttcatttgccatttgagattttgagtcgcAGTTCTCCGTGTCCTcacgtgtttcggctacttagggacggttcgtcatcgacatcaccgccgctcaaatTCGCCACGGCCTCGACATCGACAatgaccacttcaccattttgacatcATCAATCGCAAGCAAGgaaggtaacctcgacgacatcattATATatctcccttgccattgcattgttaaccccgagcccattttgcttcactttcctatcgagactagccattgagtattgccgggcaACTTTACCTGTGCACTTTAGTGATACACGTTCCACATAACTATCATAGCATGCATATATCatcgtatcatctcttgtgtcataatcccccccccccctcataTACACCATTGCTAGCTTGATTTGAGCATTTTGCATAAGTGGCCAAAGGAAAGAAAatcttttaagcaaagagaaaacaaacagcttgtaagcaatagccatagcatcgccacattgcatatcaatttatactcgatcatcttggatcatcgtgaGAGCATCACGGaagccatacatacatagcataaatGGGATAAAAGTCGTTACGCTTTgcctcttataggttgtgcacaagttacgtatccgcttattgagcaatcgtgctagcgtctctctagagttctacaacaagagcatttttcgtgGAACCCATATTTTGAGCTCAtttcttggttgcacgaccccatttatctatctctgtgtgtgtgtgtgtttccgtgtgccactcattgctattggtctacttgtctcacttgcaaatttgtgaatctctttcaacattattgaatctttctAGTAATTGCATAAATTTTGTGCAACCatcctcaccaagctactccaaaagctttatttgtgtaggtgtgagaatagacaagatccggtaccaattgtgctatttccataATACCAACTTggatgatcattgatccatcttcaacatcagaTAAGGTACATTTGATCTAGTTCTTCCCTTTCCCCCGCTCACATATTTGCTTGATATGATGGATagtccaagtacttctaccaacccactcttcatcgagcaagaagaGGAACCAAACAACTACGTCACCAAAAACCAACTTTTCGGCGCGCATCGAGCTTTACATCAAGAGAATGAAGCATTGGGCGACCACATGTCATCAAGGAATgtatctctagatcatctctatccttacaagtaagaatatctctagttgcctcctcactcatagtataactctgttggggaacgtagtaatttcaaaaaaattcctacgcacacgcaagatcatggtgatgcatag encodes:
- the LOC119331407 gene encoding uncharacterized protein LOC119331407 is translated as MSLIVEAEKAANALEPVAAKIPFAQASLIEARKLVTEARMSLEGVDDNDGPAESSSDDTSDDSGVSELHKLENQNDLIKQENKSVNGMKLPPRTVNGMDFYFDVSALGEKEQLSMFQRIENSMERAYLLPSAFSTAQDVNGNLGTNDLCISEQVVNNDQIDRIAADTTEFISAEPLENVSSPANKSKMRWVRGRLVEGEE